A single Myxosarcina sp. GI1 DNA region contains:
- a CDS encoding globin family protein yields the protein SSFYNNLFTAYPEAQPLFANTNMAKQKKMLVSSLVLVVENLRNPDVLTSSLKGLGARHVKYGALPAHYPLVGNALLTTFEQYLDDKWTPDVKQAWVDAYGAITEIMLDGADYSPDEVAFNAPSREEVIETAEPNQQTAGVANETITATPMESQTVDRAEYNSHSPQLATDGTLTASDNGKAGLWAVLGGGIMAGVAAILLILL from the coding sequence CTAGTAGTTTTTACAACAATCTGTTTACAGCTTATCCTGAAGCACAGCCTCTATTTGCTAACACAAATATGGCAAAGCAAAAGAAAATGCTGGTCAGCTCTTTAGTTTTGGTAGTTGAAAATCTCAGAAATCCCGATGTTTTGACTAGTTCCCTTAAAGGTTTGGGTGCCAGACACGTTAAATATGGAGCTTTACCCGCACACTATCCGTTAGTAGGAAATGCACTACTAACTACCTTCGAGCAGTACTTGGACGATAAGTGGACACCTGATGTCAAACAGGCTTGGGTAGATGCTTATGGTGCAATTACCGAAATCATGCTCGATGGTGCTGACTATTCGCCAGACGAGGTAGCTTTTAATGCGCCTTCTAGAGAGGAAGTAATTGAAACAGCCGAACCGAATCAACAAACTGCTGGAGTTGCCAATGAAACTATAACTGCAACACCTATGGAATCGCAAACAGTTGACAGGGCTGAATATAATTCTCATTCACCTCAACTTGCCACAGATGGAACTTTAACTGCGTCCGACAATGGCAAAGCTGGATTGTGGGCAGTATTAGGTGGAGGAATTATGGCAGGAGTAGCGGCAATCCTTTTAATCCTGCTTTAA
- a CDS encoding cytochrome c3 family protein codes for MFGLGRFLRSGKLFRSKFVIIGAIAILLIWFGSAFAFDQRSIFLPGTTSDGHYLFDTSCDSCHEGFKPVSNETCNRCHEAELATDVHGAKKFRDPRWAEFVENLDILTCTACHAEHVHMFGRGVNLKPDLCMACHQGVIEGDLASHEGFSPDGCWTAGCHNFHDHRAISTGFLRQNLDQPWMLPKPALPIRTVEVKRQTAPEPDLSREFLGGKG; via the coding sequence ATGTTTGGTTTGGGCAGATTTTTGCGTTCTGGTAAATTATTTCGGTCGAAATTTGTCATCATTGGCGCGATCGCAATCTTGCTAATTTGGTTTGGTTCGGCTTTTGCTTTCGACCAGCGTAGTATTTTTCTACCTGGGACTACTTCTGACGGTCACTATCTGTTTGATACTTCCTGTGATTCTTGTCACGAAGGTTTTAAACCAGTCAGTAACGAAACCTGCAATCGCTGTCACGAAGCCGAATTGGCAACCGATGTTCATGGTGCCAAAAAATTCCGCGATCCCCGCTGGGCTGAATTTGTAGAAAATCTAGATATTTTAACCTGTACCGCCTGTCATGCCGAACACGTACACATGTTTGGACGTGGGGTAAATCTCAAGCCCGATTTGTGTATGGCTTGTCATCAAGGGGTAATTGAAGGAGATCTAGCCAGTCATGAGGGATTTAGCCCCGATGGGTGTTGGACGGCTGGTTGTCATAATTTCCACGATCATCGTGCTATCTCGACGGGTTTTCTCAGACAAAATCTCGACCAACCCTGGATGTTGCCCAAGCCAGCTTTACCCATTCGCACTGTAGAAGTAAAGCGACAAACCGCTCCCGAACCCGATTTAAGTCGAGAATTTCTGGGAGGGAAAGGATAA
- a CDS encoding DUF3365 domain-containing protein, with amino-acid sequence MNSLFRQFKVKVLALIALAMTVCLTAVSCSGGGSSEASASVSPEAAVDYVHTVLLADRTAYTKHVINRLKTLEGKEKPDGVVSAEATEAWQETNGVPLPAQMFRLGSEIASEETSAFTYGLISPWNINDNQAPKTEFEKKAMEEVVNTGEPYKDYQEIGGQQYYSAVYPDKAVAEACVTCHNNHPVHKERYPDKTFKMDDVMGGIIINLPIEES; translated from the coding sequence ATGAACAGTTTATTTCGACAATTTAAAGTAAAAGTTTTAGCATTAATAGCTTTAGCGATGACAGTTTGTCTGACTGCCGTATCTTGTAGTGGCGGTGGTTCTAGCGAAGCCTCAGCATCAGTATCCCCAGAAGCCGCTGTAGACTACGTTCACACTGTATTACTAGCAGATCGTACTGCTTATACCAAACACGTAATTAACCGCTTAAAAACTTTAGAAGGTAAAGAAAAGCCAGATGGTGTCGTCTCGGCAGAAGCAACTGAAGCTTGGCAAGAAACCAACGGCGTTCCTTTACCAGCCCAGATGTTTCGTTTGGGTTCGGAAATTGCTTCAGAAGAAACCAGCGCATTTACTTATGGCTTGATTTCTCCTTGGAATATCAACGATAACCAAGCTCCTAAAACTGAGTTTGAGAAAAAAGCTATGGAAGAAGTGGTTAATACAGGAGAACCATATAAAGATTATCAAGAAATTGGCGGACAGCAATATTATTCTGCCGTCTATCCAGATAAAGCTGTAGCAGAAGCCTGTGTTACCTGTCATAATAACCATCCCGTTCACAAAGAACGCTATCCCGATAAAACTTTCAAGATGGACGATGTTATGGGCGGTATTATTATCAACCTGCCCATCGAGGAAAGTTAA
- a CDS encoding cytochrome c3 family protein yields the protein MRIFNCAILLLLLCFYCLVPTVLADEVTQKQLKEIGQLWQTSAHALAEVNCSSCHQDEQTKQLIAHPTEESCRSCHEYAVDTFWLGKHGIRLYEGMSPLTPAMAHLPMKESALDKQMTCNTCHNVHSVNTSVAAVDSCLTCHNDSHSLNYKDSPHAQTVTNLASLPRPDNQAVTCATCHLPRTSEAKEILVNHNNTYTLLPRDRMVKEVCMNCHGLEHAYNSIFDDELIENNFARPPNLKLETFDLVRALEKKRSSKASLN from the coding sequence ATGAGAATTTTTAACTGTGCGATTTTATTATTGCTATTGTGCTTTTATTGTTTAGTGCCTACTGTCCTAGCAGATGAAGTAACTCAAAAACAGCTAAAAGAAATCGGTCAGCTTTGGCAGACTAGCGCACACGCTCTAGCAGAGGTTAACTGTTCTAGCTGTCATCAGGACGAGCAAACCAAGCAACTAATAGCACATCCAACAGAAGAAAGCTGTCGCAGTTGTCATGAATATGCGGTAGATACTTTTTGGTTGGGCAAACATGGAATTCGTCTGTATGAAGGTATGTCGCCTCTGACTCCAGCTATGGCGCATCTACCGATGAAAGAGTCGGCACTAGATAAGCAAATGACCTGTAATACCTGTCATAACGTCCATTCGGTAAATACTTCAGTGGCTGCTGTTGATTCCTGTCTTACCTGCCATAATGACAGCCATTCACTTAACTATAAAGATTCTCCCCATGCTCAAACAGTTACCAATTTAGCCAGTCTACCCCGTCCCGATAACCAGGCTGTAACCTGCGCTACCTGTCATTTACCCAGAACTAGCGAAGCTAAAGAAATTCTGGTCAATCACAACAATACTTATACTTTGCTACCGCGCGATCGCATGGTTAAGGAAGTTTGTATGAACTGTCATGGACTAGAACACGCCTACAACAGTATCTTCGACGACGAACTAATAGAAAATAACTTTGCTCGTCCCCCCAATCTCAAGCTCGAAACCTTCGATCTGGTACGTGCTTTAGAGAAGAAAAGGTCGAGTAAAGCAAGCTTGAATTAG